The Phormidium yuhuli AB48 DNA window TATGACCGCAACATCCGTACAAATCAAGCATGAAATCAAAGATCCGTCTCTTGCCAGCCTCGGCAAGCAACGGATTGACTGGGCTGGGCGAGAAATGCCCGTTTTGGCTCAAATCCGCGATCGCTTCGAGGCTGAAAAACCCCTAGCGGGCATTAAACTCGTGGCCTGCTGCCATGTGACCACGGAAACAGCCCATTTGGCGATCGCCCTCAAGGCCGGTGGTGCTGATGCCCTGTTAATCGCCAGTAACCCCCTCTCCACTCAAGATGACGTGGCGGCGAGTCTGGTGGTTGACCATGGGATTCCCGTCTATGCCATCAAAGGGGAAGACGCGGAAACCTACGAGCGTCACGTCCAAATCGCCCTCGACCATCATCCCAATATCATTATCGATGATGGCTCTGACGTAGTTGCCACGATGGTCCAAGAGCGGCAAGATCAGCTCTCGGAACTCATCGGCACCAACGAGGAAACCACCACGGGGATTGTCCGTCTGCGGGCCATGTTCAAGGACGGGGTGCTGACGTTCCCTGCCATGAACGTCAACGATGCGGATACCAAGCATTTCTTCGACAACCGCTATGGAACTGGCCAATCGACCCTGGATGGCGTCATTCGGGCGACCAATATCCTACTGGCGGGTAAAACCCTGGTCGTAGCTGGCTATGGCTGGTGTGGTAAAGGTGTGGCCCTACGTGGACGGGGCATGGGTGCGAATGTGATTGTCACGGAAATCGATCCAGTTCGCGCCATTGAAGCCGTCATGGATGGCTTCCGGGTGATGCCGATGGCGCAAGCCGCTCCCCTAGGCGATCTGTTTATTACGGTTACGGGTAATAAGCACGTCATCCGCCGCGAGCATTTTGAGGTGATGCGCGATGGAGCAATTGTCGCCAACTCCGGTCACTTCGATATTGAAATTGACCTAAAATCCCTCAAGGAGATGTCCGGCGAGGTTAAGGTGGTTCGCCCCTTTACCGAGGAATATCGCCTCAATAGCGGTAAGTCGGTGGTGGTCTTAGGGGAAGGTCGTCTAGTCAATTTGGCGGCGGCTGAGGGGCATCCTAGCGCCGTTATGGATATGAGTTTTGCCAACCAGGCCCTTGCGTGTGAATACTTGGTGAAAAACAAGGGTAAACTGGAGCCGGGTCTGCATTCTATCCCTGAAGAGATTGACCGGGAAATTGCCCGCCTCAAACTTGTCGCGATGGGAATTGACCTTGATAGTCTCACCCCTGAACAGCACGAGTACATCAACTCCTGGCAATCAGGAACTTAACGGCTAGGGAACAGGGAACAGGGAACAGGGAACAGGGAACAGGGGTGAGAAGGTAGTAGGCAGTAGGCAGTAGGGGGGAGAGAACATCTTTTCTAATGCCTCTTGCCTTCCCGTC harbors:
- the ahcY gene encoding adenosylhomocysteinase, which translates into the protein MTATSVQIKHEIKDPSLASLGKQRIDWAGREMPVLAQIRDRFEAEKPLAGIKLVACCHVTTETAHLAIALKAGGADALLIASNPLSTQDDVAASLVVDHGIPVYAIKGEDAETYERHVQIALDHHPNIIIDDGSDVVATMVQERQDQLSELIGTNEETTTGIVRLRAMFKDGVLTFPAMNVNDADTKHFFDNRYGTGQSTLDGVIRATNILLAGKTLVVAGYGWCGKGVALRGRGMGANVIVTEIDPVRAIEAVMDGFRVMPMAQAAPLGDLFITVTGNKHVIRREHFEVMRDGAIVANSGHFDIEIDLKSLKEMSGEVKVVRPFTEEYRLNSGKSVVVLGEGRLVNLAAAEGHPSAVMDMSFANQALACEYLVKNKGKLEPGLHSIPEEIDREIARLKLVAMGIDLDSLTPEQHEYINSWQSGT